GAGAATCCACGCGGCTGGCGGGACGCGGGCAAAACCGGCTCCAGGAGCGAATGCCTGGACTACATCAAAGAGGTATGGACTGATATGCGCCCGCTCAGTCTGCGCTAACTGTAGGGGCCGATTGATCGCGCCCACCGCCGATTCATCGGCTCTGAAAGGTAACAGAACTCATTTGCCCCATAATTTGGGTTAAAAATATGGAGTAACGCCATGCCATCTCTATCGACAACAGCTACAACCGCCTGGATTTTTGGAGCAAGGCCCAATCCGCAGGCCCGCTTTCGCCTGTTCTGTTTCCCCTATGCTGGGGGCGGCGCGTCGATTTATCGCACATGGCTGAATGGATTGCAGGCCGAAGTCGAAGTCCTGCCGGTTCAGCTTCCTGGACGTGAGAATCGCCTGAAAGAGTCGCCTTTTGACCGGTTTGAGTCCTTGCTGGAGGCCCTTGTCGAGGCGCTGCATCCATTTTGTACCGTTCCTTTTGCGTTTTTCGGGCATAGCATGGGGGCGCTGGTCAGTTTTGAACTGGCGCGCTGGTTGCGCAGGCAGTATAGTCTCCTTCCGGTGCATCTTTTTGCCTCGGCCTATCGCGCCCCGCAAACACCGATTGTAGGGCCGCTGCTGCACACGCTGCCGGAGCCTGCCTTAGTTCAAAAATTGTTGCAACTCAATGGCACGAGCCGCGAGGTTCTGGAGAACGATGAGCTGCGGCAATTCCTGCTGCCCATCCTGCGCGCGGATTTTGCCGTGTGTGAAACCTACCATTATGAACCTCAAGAACCGCTCGCCTGCCCGATCACTGTCTTCGGCGGCTTGCAGGATACAAGGGTCAGTCGTTTTGAACTGGCTTTATGGCGCGAGCAGACCTGCAGCCGTTTCTCGCAGCGCATGCTCCCCGGCGACCACTTTTTCTTGCAGAGTGCCAGGGCCTCACTGCTGCAAATCATACGACAGGAACTGAATGCATACCTGATATCCTGATAAAGGAGAAACCATGTCGATACACATATCTGCGGAAGAAAATGCCTCGCTGGCCGAGTTGCAGCACACTCCGATTGATACGGTGCTGAACATCATCGACCAGGGGCTGGTGCATCTACCCTCGTACCGCGAATTATATTATCGCTGGGAACGCCAGCAGTGGCGCGCGCAGGATATCGACTTTGTGCCTGATCGCATTCAGTGGGAACTGATGCCGGATGAGGAGCAAGAGGAACACCTCTATAGCATCGCTTCCTTCTTCCAGGGCGAGGCGAGCGTCACAGATGCGCTTGCACCCTACGTGATCGCCATGCCCGAAGAAGAGATGCGCATCTATGTCACAACGCAGCTGGTTGACGAATCGCGGCACACCATCTTCTTCGCGCGTTTTTTCAGCGAGGTGCTTGGCATTGACGAAGGGCTTCTAGAAGAATCCCTGGCCTTCGCGCGCCAATATATGAATGTGCAGATGCGCTATATTTTGATCGACGCGCTTATGGAGATGGCCGACCGTATCCGCTGCCAGCCTGGCAATCTCCATCAATTGATCGAGGGCGTTACCCTGTACCACGTGATTATCGAAGGCACCATGGCTCTGGCGGGCCAGCGTAACCTTTTGGAGACCTATCGCCAGGATAACCTCTTCCCGGCCTTTCGCAGCGGCTTCACCGCCGTCGCGCGTGACGAATCGCGGCACGTCATATTCGGCGTGAAGTTCCTGCGCGATATGCTCAAACGCGACCCTGAACATGCACACGTAGTACGCGCCGCTCTCGAAAAATATGCTCCCCCGGCCCTGGCTGCGTTGCGACCACCCGATGACGTGATTCCATCGATGCTGGCCATGAATCTCGACCCCTGGACGACGCAACGGTACGGCCTGGAATCGCTGCGGAAAAAACTCAAAGTCATTGGTTTGTCTATGGAATTACCCGCTGTACCTGGATTCGAGGATGTTCTGTCAAAGAGTCAATGAGAGGAGCAATCTATGAATCCCATATTGATGGCTCCCTCGGATGTTGCCGATCTTACTACAGTCGAACTCCGGCAACTGGTAGATCAAATCGGCGGCACTCCTTTAAAGCCAGTAATACTTGTAATCGAGGGCAGAGCGCGCAAGGTCTATCTCAAACTTGAGGGCGCGAATCCAACCGGTTCGGTCAAGGATAGGACAGGCTCTGCCCTGGTAAGAGACCTGGAAGAGCGCGGCCTGCTCAAAAAAGGCTCGGTCGTGATTGAATCCACCTCAGGTAATCTGGGTGTGGCGCTGTCCATGCAATGTAAGGCCAGGGGCTATGATTTCATCGCCGTCGTCGATCCCAAGACTACACAGGAGAACATTACCAAAATGCAGTCGCTTGGCGCGCAGATCGATATGGTAAGCACTCCTGATGCGAATGGCGGCTACCTGCTCTCGCGCCTGGAACGCATACGTCTTCTATGCCGGTGCTTCTCGCATTATGTCTGGACAGACCAGTACTCCAATCCGGCAAACCCATTCATTCACTATACGACCACAGGGCCTGAGATGTATCGTCAGATGAACGGAAAAGTAGACGCGGTCTTCGTACCTGTCTCCACAGGTGGCACGCTTGCCGGTGTCGGGCGCTATTTTCGTGAATGCAGTCCATCGACCGCAGTTGTAGGAGTGGATGCTAAGGGGTCGGTCGTCTTCGGCACGCCACCCGCTCCACGCAGGCTGACCGGCATTGGTTCCTCGCGTCCTTCCAGCTTTCTCACGCGCGACCTGTATGATGTGCATATACTTGTGGGAGACGAAGAGGCTTTTGCCTGCTGTCGCGCCTTAGCTACCAGAACAGGCATTCGAGCAGGTGGCTCAAGTGGGGCGGTACTCGCAGCCTGCGCGCGCTATCTACAGCTTCATCCAGAAATACAGGACGTAGTCTGCCTCTGTGCGGACGATGGCAACAACTACGCCGCCTCGATTTTTAACGATGAATGGCTGCGGACGCATGGATTGTATGTTTCATCTGATTGCCCCTGGCCCATCCAGGATATACTTCGCGCTTAAAACACACTGTATGGACGCTATTCTCAAGGGAGCGAGCTATGATAAAGCATCAAGATGACCGGATTCTCTACCTGGCAAGCAGAGATGTGCAAGAGGTCTGTAAGGAAATCGATAGCGTGGCTGTGATACGCGAGGTGTTCAAGCTGCATGGTTCTGGCCAGACAATCCTTCCCGACGAGGCCTACCTGGGCTGGACAAACGCAAAAGGCGAGAGCGTCCGAAGCCTGAACATGCCGGCCTATGTAGGCGGCCCATTTGGCATGGCCGGAACCAAGATCATCAACGGCAATATCGCCAATCCTGCGCGCGGCCTACCGCGTGCGAGCGGATTGACGCTGCTTTTCGATCCGGTCACGGTGCGCGTCGTTTGTATGATGGAAGGCGCCTATATCTCCAGCCTGCGTACTGCCAGCGTCACTGCTCTCTCAGCAGACCTGCTGAAAGGCAGGGAGATACAGACCCTGGCCATCATTGGAGCAGGCGTGCTGGCTCGCGCGCACATCGAACTGCTCGTCATGCGACTTCCCGGCTTGCGGCACATACGACTATTCGACCTGGAAGAGCAGCGAATCGAGACGCTACAGCAACAAGTGGCTTTCATACTGAAATCGAGAGGCGTAGAGATGCAGGCAACGAAAACTGCTGAAGAGGCCATTCGCCCGGCGCAATTGATCGTCCCCGTAACCACGACGACCCAGGGCTACATCTCATATGACTGGCTGCAACCCGGCTCGCTGCTCGTCAACATCTCGCTTGATGACCCCTTGCCGGAAGTGGTACTTCGCGCCGATAAGGTAATCGTGGATGACTGGAACCTGGTGAAAAACGATCCTCGTCGCCTGGTCGGACGCATGTACCGGCAAGGGAAGGTCATCGGGCCTGACGATTCCATTGAAGCCACAGCAAGTGGCAGACGTCGCATCGATGCGCAGTTAGGCGAGATTGTCACCGGTGCGAAAGCAGGTAGAACCAACGAAAATGAGATCATCCTGGTCAATCCCTTCGGACTCGCCATCGAGGATGTCGCTCTGGCCATAGAAGTGTACCGGAAGGCGCGGAAAATGGGTATGGGCGTGGAGTTGGAACGATAGTACGTACTTGTTTTCTAAAAGGGTACGTTCACTTTTGCAATGTTAATGGTGGGGAGCATACAATAGGCTCATCTAAGCTACTGTTCAGATGAGCCTATTGTATGCTCCTGGTGAATCACACCCCGCTCCTCACCCCCGCAGCCTGCAAGAATCCCCTCTTCACCATAAACGAGAGATACGTCTGTATCAGGCTGGCATCGCCGGGCGGGCAGGTGATCGACGTGCCAGATAGGCCGAGCTGCGTATTGCGGTTGTCGAATTCCAGTTTGGGAACCGGGGCCTGCTCGGTTGGCGCTCGCTTCGGGAAAAGTGGGGCCAGGGGAGCCAGCGCGTTATCGGTCGAACCTTGTGTGGCACGTTCCAGTTCCGCGAGCCAGGCCTCGTATTCAAGCTGCCGAACTTCGTAGCCAGAGTCATTGATCCACTTAATCAGGTCGCTGACCCTGGTTGTAGAAGTATTGAAGAGGTGGAAGGCCTGGCCCAGCGAGGCTTTGCGCTTCGAAAGTGCGACGATGGCCTGGCTGACGTAGTCCACCGGGGTCATTTCCAGCGTTTCGTCCGCGACGAACATGGGAACGCTGCCAAGCTGGATACATCCCATAATCATGCGGCACAGCACATCGTCCGTTCTCCATGCTCCCGTCTTGCTGTGGCCCGTAATACGACCGGGACGGTAAATGGCGACGGGCAATCCACGCGAACGCGCCGTTGTCACCATCTTTTCGGCCACCCATTTGCTCTGCGCGTAGCCCCCGCGCATATGGGCGCCATGCTCGTCGATAGGCTCCTGCTCTTTAACGCGCCGCACGGTTGGAGAATCCATATGAGAGTAGACGCTGAGGGTCGAGACGTAGTGCAGCGGCTTGATCTTACCGTGCGCTGCCAGCCGTATTACTTCCTGCGTGCCAAGCACATTTGACGCCTTTAGCTCCGAGTACGGGTAGAGCATGTTCACCAGCGCGCCATTGTGATAAATGACATCCAGCCGATTCGCGAGCTCCTCGAATGCGTGCCTCGAAAGGCCCAACAATGGTTGAGCCAGATCGCCGGGTATCGGTTTGATGCGCTCGCGATAGGCCGGTTGCCAGAGCAATAAGCCGGTAAGGCTGCGTTCCAGTTTCTTCATGCCCTCCTCGGTATTGGCGGCACGCACAAGACAATAGATATCCGCGGATGTCTGGCTCAGAAGTTCCGCCAGTAAAAAGGCTCCCAGGAAGCCGGTGGCGCCCGTCAGCAGGATGTGCGCGGGAGTGGCAGTCAGTTCGCCCGGCCAGACTTCAGGGCAGACCGCGAGATCGAGCGCGGCTTCGCTGTGCATATCGAAGGTGGGCAACTGCGTCTCCGCTGCCGGCGACCAGAGAGAGGCTTCATGTTGTTGGCGGCTCAACATCTCGGCCAGCGCCTCAATTGTCCTGCCCTGGAAGATGGCCGCCAGCGGCAGGCGTTTCCCGAACTGCTTTTCGATCTGAGATACCAGGCGCACCGTCAAGAGGGAGTGACCGCCGAGGTCAAAGAAATCGTCATGCACTCCGATACGCTCCACACCCAGTATCTCGCTCCAGATGGCTGCCAGTTCCTGTTCGATAGGTGTGCGTGGGGCCACGTATGCTACCGCCAGTACCGGCCTGGATTCATCGGGAACGGGTAGGGCTTTACGATCCAGCTTGCCATTGGGCGTCAGGGGAAGAGAGTGCATGAATACCCCCGCGGATGGCACCATATAATCGGGCAATTTCTCTCGCACGAAGTGCTGCAATTCCTCAAAGGAGATGGACTCTTCGGCGTGCAGCACGACGTAGGCTACCAGGCGCTTATCTCCCTCGACATCTTCGCGCGCCACCACGACCACATCGCGCACCGCTGGATGCTGGCCCAGTACGGTTTCGATCTCCCCCAGCTCGATGCGGTAGCCACGCAGTTTGACCTGGTG
The nucleotide sequence above comes from Ktedonobacteraceae bacterium. Encoded proteins:
- a CDS encoding pyridoxal-phosphate dependent enzyme, with translation MNPILMAPSDVADLTTVELRQLVDQIGGTPLKPVILVIEGRARKVYLKLEGANPTGSVKDRTGSALVRDLEERGLLKKGSVVIESTSGNLGVALSMQCKARGYDFIAVVDPKTTQENITKMQSLGAQIDMVSTPDANGGYLLSRLERIRLLCRCFSHYVWTDQYSNPANPFIHYTTTGPEMYRQMNGKVDAVFVPVSTGGTLAGVGRYFRECSPSTAVVGVDAKGSVVFGTPPAPRRLTGIGSSRPSSFLTRDLYDVHILVGDEEAFACCRALATRTGIRAGGSSGAVLAACARYLQLHPEIQDVVCLCADDGNNYAASIFNDEWLRTHGLYVSSDCPWPIQDILRA
- a CDS encoding MbtH family protein, which encodes MNRDEKEDTTIYKVVVNAEEQYSIWPADRENPRGWRDAGKTGSRSECLDYIKEVWTDMRPLSLR
- a CDS encoding ornithine cyclodeaminase family protein — protein: MIKHQDDRILYLASRDVQEVCKEIDSVAVIREVFKLHGSGQTILPDEAYLGWTNAKGESVRSLNMPAYVGGPFGMAGTKIINGNIANPARGLPRASGLTLLFDPVTVRVVCMMEGAYISSLRTASVTALSADLLKGREIQTLAIIGAGVLARAHIELLVMRLPGLRHIRLFDLEEQRIETLQQQVAFILKSRGVEMQATKTAEEAIRPAQLIVPVTTTTQGYISYDWLQPGSLLVNISLDDPLPEVVLRADKVIVDDWNLVKNDPRRLVGRMYRQGKVIGPDDSIEATASGRRRIDAQLGEIVTGAKAGRTNENEIILVNPFGLAIEDVALAIEVYRKARKMGMGVELER
- a CDS encoding thioesterase II family protein, producing the protein MPSLSTTATTAWIFGARPNPQARFRLFCFPYAGGGASIYRTWLNGLQAEVEVLPVQLPGRENRLKESPFDRFESLLEALVEALHPFCTVPFAFFGHSMGALVSFELARWLRRQYSLLPVHLFASAYRAPQTPIVGPLLHTLPEPALVQKLLQLNGTSREVLENDELRQFLLPILRADFAVCETYHYEPQEPLACPITVFGGLQDTRVSRFELALWREQTCSRFSQRMLPGDHFFLQSARASLLQIIRQELNAYLIS
- a CDS encoding ribonucleotide-diphosphate reductase subunit beta — encoded protein: MSIHISAEENASLAELQHTPIDTVLNIIDQGLVHLPSYRELYYRWERQQWRAQDIDFVPDRIQWELMPDEEQEEHLYSIASFFQGEASVTDALAPYVIAMPEEEMRIYVTTQLVDESRHTIFFARFFSEVLGIDEGLLEESLAFARQYMNVQMRYILIDALMEMADRIRCQPGNLHQLIEGVTLYHVIIEGTMALAGQRNLLETYRQDNLFPAFRSGFTAVARDESRHVIFGVKFLRDMLKRDPEHAHVVRAALEKYAPPALAALRPPDDVIPSMLAMNLDPWTTQRYGLESLRKKLKVIGLSMELPAVPGFEDVLSKSQ